The Peribacillus sp. FSL E2-0218 genome contains a region encoding:
- the rpoE gene encoding DNA-directed RNA polymerase subunit delta — protein sequence MRNLSLKQYSKEQLLEMSLIEMAYDLLVERNEPIPFKDLVSELASLHHLSKAEVAKKIAQFYTDLNVDGRFTSLGDNRWGLKTWYPVDQIEEEVVHVVKPKKKKKAKKAAVVIDDFDELDDEDLDFDEDVDDLDEDEDDDDDDDILGSPVIDEVLLDDDVEDDDDLEEEIIEDDAFVLEDDEDEDEEEEELDEENEK from the coding sequence GTGCGGAATTTGAGTTTAAAACAATACTCAAAAGAGCAATTATTGGAAATGTCCTTAATAGAGATGGCATATGATTTGTTAGTGGAAAGAAATGAACCGATTCCATTCAAAGACCTAGTCAGTGAGTTAGCTTCGCTGCATCATTTATCCAAAGCTGAAGTGGCAAAAAAAATTGCCCAATTCTACACGGATTTAAATGTGGATGGCCGTTTCACTTCACTTGGTGACAACCGTTGGGGATTGAAAACATGGTACCCGGTTGATCAGATCGAAGAAGAAGTCGTCCATGTCGTTAAACCGAAAAAGAAAAAGAAAGCGAAAAAGGCTGCTGTCGTTATCGATGATTTCGATGAGCTTGATGATGAAGATCTTGATTTCGATGAAGATGTCGATGATCTGGACGAGGATGAGGATGACGACGATGATGATGATATCCTAGGTTCTCCAGTTATCGATGAAGTCCTTTTGGATGATGACGTGGAAGATGATGATGATTTGGAAGAAGAAATAATTGAAGACGATGCATTTGTCCTGGAAGACGATGAGGACGAAGATGAAGAGGAAGAAGAGCTAGATGAAGAGAACGAAAAATAA